In Bacillus sp. FJAT-45037, the following are encoded in one genomic region:
- a CDS encoding class II fructose-bisphosphate aldolase produces the protein MPLVSMKDMLNTAKAEGYAVGQFNLNNMEFTQAILQAAEEEKSPVICGVSEGAARYMGGFKTIVTLVESLMEEYNVTVPVAIHLDHGSSFEKCVEAIHAGFTSVMIDGSHYPLEENIALTKRVVEVAHALGVSVEAELGRIGGQEDDLIVDDAEAAYAIPAECKELVEATGVDCFAPALGSVHGPYKGEPNLGFDHMKEIDGLVGIPLVLHGGTGIPTNDIRKAIEFGHAKINVNTESQISSAKAVRETLNADSEVYDPRKYLGPAREAIKETVKGKMREFGSSNKA, from the coding sequence ATGCCTTTAGTATCAATGAAAGACATGCTTAACACGGCAAAGGCGGAAGGTTACGCTGTTGGTCAGTTTAATCTTAACAACATGGAGTTCACTCAAGCAATCTTACAAGCTGCAGAAGAGGAAAAATCTCCAGTAATCTGTGGTGTTTCTGAAGGTGCTGCACGCTACATGGGCGGCTTCAAAACAATCGTAACATTGGTTGAATCTTTAATGGAAGAGTACAATGTAACAGTTCCAGTTGCAATCCACTTAGATCACGGTTCAAGCTTCGAGAAATGTGTAGAAGCAATTCATGCAGGTTTCACATCTGTTATGATTGACGGTTCTCACTACCCACTTGAAGAAAATATCGCGTTAACTAAGCGTGTTGTGGAAGTTGCTCATGCTCTTGGAGTTTCTGTTGAAGCAGAACTTGGCCGCATTGGTGGACAAGAAGATGACCTAATCGTAGATGATGCAGAAGCAGCATATGCGATTCCAGCTGAGTGTAAAGAACTTGTTGAAGCAACAGGTGTAGATTGTTTCGCGCCAGCATTAGGTTCAGTACACGGACCATACAAAGGTGAACCAAACCTTGGTTTCGATCACATGAAAGAAATCGACGGTTTAGTTGGTATTCCTCTTGTATTACACGGTGGAACAGGTATCCCTACAAACGATATCCGAAAAGCGATCGAATTCGGACATGCTAAAATTAATGTAAACACAGAGAGCCAAATCTCTTCTGCAAAAGCAGTACGTGAAACATTAAATGCAGACTCTGAAGTGTATGATCCTCGTAAATATCTAGGACCTGCACGTGAAGCGATCAAAGAAACAGTTAAAGGTAAAATGCGTGAGTTTGGTTCTTCAAACAAAGCATAA
- a CDS encoding response regulator: MHKVLVVDDQYGIRVLLCEILQKDGYTLYQAANGVQALKIVEEEGPDLVLLDMKIPGMDGLEILRRIKETHEHIQVIMMTAYGELNLINEAMQLGAITHFAKPFDIDDVRNVIKENLVTT; encoded by the coding sequence ATGCATAAAGTTTTAGTTGTAGATGATCAGTATGGAATTCGTGTGTTACTTTGTGAAATCCTACAAAAGGACGGATATACGTTATATCAAGCAGCCAATGGTGTGCAAGCACTGAAGATTGTCGAGGAAGAAGGGCCCGATTTAGTGCTACTTGATATGAAAATTCCAGGGATGGATGGATTAGAGATCTTGCGTCGAATTAAAGAGACGCATGAACATATCCAAGTGATTATGATGACGGCTTACGGTGAATTGAACCTCATTAATGAAGCGATGCAACTTGGAGCGATCACTCATTTTGCTAAACCTTTCGATATTGATGATGTACGAAACGTGATAAAAGAAAATTTAGTTACGACTTAA
- a CDS encoding DUF2529 domain-containing protein, whose translation MIPIFTTQLIGRIKAIREKEEEFEDAARLLAQAIVGDGTVYVYGTRELHGIVSEVTYGTDRHEAILPLRQDEMSSLTPADRVLLFSPFTNDDEACRLATKFHMQGVPFLSVSNLSDEQDASYSLADIHVDLESNIGLVPDELGNRNGYPTSIVGLYTYFCLILTVKEIVSEY comes from the coding sequence ATGATCCCCATTTTCACCACACAACTAATAGGCCGTATTAAGGCCATTCGAGAAAAGGAAGAGGAGTTTGAAGATGCGGCCCGCTTACTCGCCCAAGCGATTGTCGGCGATGGCACAGTGTATGTCTATGGTACGCGTGAACTACACGGCATTGTTTCTGAAGTGACCTATGGAACAGATCGCCATGAAGCCATCTTACCTTTGCGTCAAGATGAAATGAGCTCGCTCACACCAGCTGACCGTGTGTTATTGTTCTCACCTTTTACAAACGATGACGAAGCATGTCGCCTAGCTACCAAGTTCCACATGCAAGGCGTTCCGTTTTTAAGCGTATCAAATCTGAGTGATGAGCAAGATGCTTCTTACTCTCTAGCGGACATCCATGTCGACCTTGAAAGCAATATTGGCCTAGTCCCCGACGAACTCGGTAATCGTAACGGATACCCCACTTCGATCGTTGGTTTGTACACGTATTTCTGCCTAATATTAACCGTTAAAGAAATTGTAAGTGAGTATTAG
- a CDS encoding CTP synthase → MATKYIFVTGGVVSSLGKGITAASLGRLLKNRGLKVTIQKFDPYINVDPGTMSPYQHGEVFVTDDGAETDLDLGHYERFIDINLSQNSNVTTGRIYSTVLRKERRGDYLGGTVQVIPHVTNEIKERVFRAGRETNADVVITEIGGTVGDIESLPFLEAIRQIKSDIGIDNVMYVHCTLIPYLAAAGEMKSKPTQHSVKELRSLGIQPNVIVVRTERPVPQDMKEKIALFCDIKKDSVIEARDADTLYQVPLDLQAQNFDQIVCDHLKLSTKEAEMTEWNSLVEKVQNLSNKVKIALVGKYVALPDAYLSVAEALRHAGYSFDAELEIDWVDAEKVNDENVATLLQDADGVLIPGGFGDRGIEGKISAIKYARENKVPFLGICLGMQLATVEFARNVLGLEGANSAELNPETPYPIIDLLPEQKDIEDLGGTLRLGLYPCKLVDGSIAQAAYGEQVVYERHRHRYEFNNEYREQMEEAGFTFSGTSPDGRLVEIVELEDHPYFIASQFHPEFVSRPTRPQPLFRDFIGASVKK, encoded by the coding sequence ATGGCAACTAAGTATATTTTTGTGACAGGCGGCGTTGTATCATCACTAGGTAAAGGAATTACAGCAGCTTCATTAGGTCGTTTACTGAAAAATCGCGGATTAAAAGTAACGATTCAAAAATTTGATCCATACATTAATGTGGACCCGGGAACAATGAGTCCTTATCAACATGGTGAAGTTTTTGTAACAGATGACGGTGCTGAAACGGATCTTGACCTTGGTCACTATGAGCGTTTTATCGATATCAACTTAAGCCAAAATAGCAACGTCACAACAGGAAGAATCTACTCAACGGTCTTGAGAAAAGAGCGTCGTGGTGATTATCTTGGTGGAACTGTACAAGTTATCCCACATGTGACAAATGAAATCAAAGAGCGTGTATTCCGTGCAGGCCGCGAAACAAATGCCGATGTTGTCATCACAGAGATTGGCGGTACGGTTGGTGATATTGAAAGCCTACCTTTCTTAGAGGCGATTCGCCAAATTAAGAGCGATATTGGTATTGATAACGTCATGTATGTACATTGTACACTTATTCCATACCTTGCTGCCGCAGGTGAAATGAAGTCAAAACCGACTCAACATAGCGTGAAAGAATTACGTAGTCTTGGTATCCAACCGAATGTCATTGTAGTTCGTACGGAAAGACCCGTGCCTCAAGATATGAAAGAAAAAATTGCTCTATTCTGTGACATCAAGAAAGACTCTGTAATTGAAGCACGTGATGCAGACACACTTTATCAAGTGCCACTTGATCTTCAAGCACAGAACTTTGATCAGATCGTTTGTGACCATTTAAAGCTTTCAACAAAAGAAGCGGAAATGACCGAATGGAATTCATTGGTAGAGAAAGTACAAAACTTATCAAACAAAGTGAAGATTGCTCTTGTTGGTAAATATGTTGCCTTACCTGATGCGTATCTATCTGTTGCAGAAGCACTTCGCCATGCAGGGTATTCATTCGATGCAGAACTTGAGATTGACTGGGTTGATGCGGAGAAAGTAAACGATGAAAATGTAGCAACACTTCTACAAGATGCCGACGGAGTGTTAATTCCAGGTGGATTCGGTGATCGCGGAATCGAAGGGAAAATTTCAGCGATTAAATATGCGCGTGAAAACAAGGTTCCATTCTTAGGTATATGCTTAGGGATGCAACTAGCAACAGTTGAGTTCGCTCGTAACGTATTAGGACTAGAGGGAGCAAACTCTGCAGAGCTGAATCCTGAAACACCATACCCAATTATTGACCTTCTTCCTGAACAAAAAGATATTGAAGACCTTGGTGGAACACTGCGTCTTGGCCTTTATCCTTGTAAATTGGTTGATGGTTCTATCGCACAAGCGGCTTACGGAGAGCAAGTAGTGTATGAGCGTCACCGTCACCGTTATGAGTTTAACAATGAATACCGTGAGCAAATGGAGGAAGCTGGCTTCACGTTCTCAGGGACAAGCCCTGATGGTCGTTTAGTAGAAATTGTTGAGCTTGAAGATCATCCTTACTTCATCGCTTCACAGTTCCATCCAGAATTCGTTTCACGTCCAACGCGTCCACAGCCACTATTTCGTGACTTTATTGGCGCATCCGTAAAAAAATAA
- the rpoE gene encoding DNA-directed RNA polymerase subunit delta: protein MLKLRKMDKEDLQELSMIEIAYALMTEKRKPYYFNDLVSEIMELKKMPKAEAKGRMAFLYTDLNIDGRFITLGDNNWGLKSWYPHEQSEEDITAPVNPRKKATKSDDQLLDDPEDFDDEFEDLEDELDEISNDEDSDDDDFTVKEELDGFDADDDDDEEDLDEDEDR, encoded by the coding sequence ATGTTGAAGCTACGTAAGATGGACAAGGAAGACCTACAAGAGCTATCAATGATTGAAATTGCTTATGCTCTAATGACAGAAAAGCGCAAACCGTATTATTTTAATGACTTAGTTAGTGAGATCATGGAACTGAAAAAAATGCCTAAAGCAGAAGCAAAAGGGCGCATGGCGTTCCTTTATACAGACTTAAATATCGATGGTCGTTTCATAACGCTCGGAGATAATAACTGGGGCTTAAAAAGCTGGTATCCTCATGAGCAGTCAGAGGAAGATATTACTGCACCTGTGAACCCACGTAAGAAAGCAACAAAATCAGATGATCAACTACTAGATGATCCAGAAGATTTTGATGATGAGTTTGAAGATTTAGAAGACGAGCTAGACGAAATTTCTAATGATGAAGATTCAGATGACGATGATTTCACTGTAAAAGAAGAGTTAGATGGTTTTGATGCAGATGATGACGACGATGAAGAAGATTTAGACGAAGACGAAGATCGTTAA
- the icmF gene encoding fused isobutyryl-CoA mutase/GTPase IcmF produces the protein MSTTQAYKPTNHVRFVTASSLFDGHDASINIMRRILQASGAEVIHLGHNRSVEEIVNAAIQEDVQGIAISSYQGGHVEFFKYCHDLLQEKNAGHIRIYGGGGGVITPPEIRELHEYGITHIFSPDDGRERGLQGMIDDMIKECDFPTVDQVSEELTVLKEKNARAVARCISYAELHAESKKELAATLEDTLEQLKQMTTDVPVLGITGTGGAGKSSLTDELVRRFLNEFSDKTIAILSVDPTKQKTGGALLGDRIRMNSIHNSRVFMRSLATRNSRKEISDSIRDAIDVVKAAGYDLVIVETSGIGQGDAEITEVSDVSLYVMTSEYGAPSQLEKIDMIDFADVIAINKFDRRGSEDALRHVRKQYQRSRTRFEEAPEEMPVYGTIASQFNDIGTNTLFAALMNTLNEKCGTEFNTSIETSTEVIKQNVIIPPEQIQYLRDIVQSVRQYKKMTDDQVEIARKIYQLTGTMDALEQHGVTSEEVLTQLNETKKMYEEKLHPTCKLILDNWETLKESYSGDTYVTKSRDKEIVTELTTESLSGLKIPKVALPKFTDWGEILRWTMEENVPGSFPYTAGVFPFKRKGEDPKRQFAGEGTPERTNRRFHYLSKDDDAKRLSTAFDSVTLYGEDPDHRPDIYGKVGESGVSICTLDDMKKLYDGFDLCAPSTSVSMTINGPAPIILAMFMNTAIDQQVEAFTKENGREPSAEEYQDVKARTLATVRGTVQADILKEDQGQNTCIFSTEFALRMMGDIQEYFIDHQVRNYYSVSISGYHIAEAGANPISQLAFTLANGFTYVEYYLSRGMDINKFAPNLSFFFSNGLDPEYAVIGRVARRIWSTVMKNKYEANERSQKLKYHVQTSGRSLHAQEIDFNDIRTTLQALMAIYDNCNSLHTNAFDEAITTPTEQSVRRAMAIQMIITKELGLAKNENSIQGSYIIEELTNLVEEAVLQELERINDRGGVLGAMETQYQRSKIQEESMHYEMKKHTGELPIIGVNTYMNPNEKKDEEFTMELARATKEEKEQQITNLRAFQERHQNETEQALKNLQQTAINGGNIFEELIETVKVASLGQISTALYQVGGQYRRNM, from the coding sequence ATGTCAACAACTCAAGCTTATAAGCCAACAAACCATGTGCGTTTTGTCACGGCTTCTAGTTTATTTGATGGTCACGATGCGTCGATTAATATAATGCGTAGAATCCTGCAAGCGAGTGGTGCTGAGGTAATTCACCTCGGGCACAATCGCTCTGTTGAGGAAATTGTAAACGCCGCCATACAAGAGGATGTCCAAGGAATTGCAATCTCTTCATACCAAGGTGGCCATGTTGAATTCTTTAAATACTGCCATGACTTGCTCCAAGAAAAAAATGCAGGACATATCCGTATTTATGGCGGTGGTGGTGGAGTTATCACACCTCCAGAAATTCGTGAACTTCATGAATACGGGATTACGCATATTTTCTCACCAGATGATGGGCGTGAACGTGGCCTTCAAGGGATGATTGACGACATGATAAAAGAATGTGATTTCCCTACCGTCGATCAAGTGTCAGAAGAGCTAACGGTGTTAAAAGAAAAAAATGCACGCGCCGTCGCTCGTTGCATTTCATATGCTGAACTTCATGCCGAATCAAAAAAAGAATTAGCAGCAACGCTAGAAGACACGTTAGAGCAACTGAAGCAAATGACGACTGATGTGCCCGTGCTTGGAATTACCGGTACAGGTGGCGCGGGGAAAAGTTCTTTAACTGATGAACTCGTACGTCGTTTCTTGAATGAATTTTCTGACAAGACGATTGCGATATTATCGGTTGACCCGACTAAACAAAAAACAGGCGGTGCGTTACTTGGAGACCGGATTCGCATGAATTCAATCCATAACTCGCGCGTGTTCATGCGTAGCTTGGCAACACGTAATTCAAGAAAAGAAATCTCTGATAGCATTCGCGATGCCATTGATGTCGTTAAAGCAGCTGGATACGATCTTGTCATTGTTGAAACGAGCGGTATTGGGCAAGGAGATGCAGAGATTACCGAAGTGTCCGATGTGTCACTCTATGTGATGACAAGTGAATATGGTGCGCCTTCGCAATTAGAAAAAATTGATATGATCGATTTCGCTGATGTAATTGCGATTAATAAATTTGATCGTAGAGGCTCAGAGGATGCGCTTCGTCATGTACGCAAGCAGTACCAACGCAGCCGGACTCGTTTTGAGGAAGCGCCTGAGGAGATGCCTGTTTACGGCACGATTGCTAGCCAGTTTAATGACATCGGGACGAATACGTTGTTTGCTGCTCTAATGAATACATTGAACGAGAAATGCGGAACTGAATTTAACACATCCATTGAAACGAGTACAGAAGTGATTAAGCAGAATGTCATCATTCCACCTGAACAAATACAGTACTTACGTGACATCGTTCAGTCTGTTCGACAATACAAAAAAATGACAGACGATCAAGTGGAGATCGCACGAAAGATTTATCAACTAACAGGTACAATGGATGCTCTAGAGCAACATGGTGTGACCTCTGAAGAAGTGCTCACGCAACTCAATGAAACAAAGAAGATGTATGAAGAAAAGTTACACCCAACATGCAAATTAATCTTAGATAACTGGGAGACATTGAAAGAGTCTTACAGTGGGGACACCTATGTAACAAAAAGCCGTGATAAAGAAATTGTAACGGAGCTGACAACTGAAAGCTTATCAGGGCTGAAAATTCCAAAGGTGGCACTGCCTAAATTTACAGACTGGGGCGAAATTTTACGTTGGACAATGGAAGAAAATGTCCCTGGTTCATTCCCGTACACAGCAGGCGTGTTTCCGTTCAAGCGTAAAGGTGAAGACCCTAAACGTCAGTTTGCAGGAGAAGGGACACCTGAGCGCACGAATCGTCGCTTCCACTACTTATCTAAAGATGATGATGCCAAGCGCCTAAGTACGGCGTTTGATTCAGTGACACTGTATGGTGAGGACCCTGACCATCGTCCAGATATTTACGGAAAAGTAGGAGAAAGTGGCGTAAGTATTTGTACCCTTGATGATATGAAAAAATTGTATGATGGATTTGATTTATGTGCTCCGTCTACGTCAGTCTCAATGACTATTAACGGACCAGCACCGATTATTTTAGCGATGTTTATGAATACGGCGATCGATCAGCAAGTAGAAGCATTTACAAAAGAAAATGGACGTGAGCCGAGTGCTGAAGAATATCAAGATGTAAAAGCTCGTACGCTCGCAACTGTGCGCGGAACGGTTCAAGCAGACATTCTAAAAGAAGACCAAGGTCAAAATACATGCATCTTCTCAACAGAGTTCGCTCTACGGATGATGGGGGATATTCAAGAATACTTTATTGACCATCAAGTTCGTAATTACTACTCTGTCTCGATTTCTGGCTACCACATCGCAGAAGCGGGTGCGAATCCAATTAGTCAATTAGCCTTTACCTTGGCAAATGGCTTCACGTATGTGGAATACTACCTAAGCCGTGGCATGGACATTAATAAGTTTGCACCAAATCTATCATTCTTCTTCAGTAACGGACTAGACCCTGAATATGCGGTCATTGGCCGAGTCGCACGTCGCATTTGGTCAACGGTAATGAAGAATAAATACGAGGCAAACGAGCGCAGCCAAAAGTTGAAATATCATGTACAAACATCCGGTCGCTCTCTTCATGCCCAAGAAATTGATTTCAATGATATCCGCACAACCTTGCAAGCGCTGATGGCGATTTATGATAACTGTAACTCTCTTCATACGAATGCATTTGATGAAGCGATTACTACACCGACTGAACAATCAGTCCGCCGCGCGATGGCGATTCAAATGATTATCACTAAAGAACTAGGCCTAGCCAAAAATGAAAACTCTATTCAAGGATCATATATTATTGAAGAGTTAACAAACTTAGTTGAAGAAGCCGTTCTACAAGAACTAGAGCGCATCAACGACCGAGGCGGAGTGCTTGGAGCGATGGAGACACAATACCAACGCAGTAAAATCCAAGAAGAGTCAATGCACTATGAAATGAAAAAGCATACAGGTGAGCTTCCGATTATCGGTGTGAACACTTACATGAATCCGAACGAAAAGAAAGATGAAGAATTTACGATGGAACTGGCCCGTGCAACGAAGGAAGAAAAAGAACAACAAATCACCAACCTACGCGCCTTCCAAGAACGTCACCAAAACGAAACAGAACAAGCATTAAAGAATCTTCAACAAACAGCAATCAACGGCGGCAACATCTTCGAAGAACTCATCGAAACCGTCAAAGTAGCTAGCCTAGGCCAAATCTCCACCGCCCTCTACCAAGTAGGCGGCCAATATAGAAGAAATATGTAA
- a CDS encoding TetR/AcrR family transcriptional regulator, with amino-acid sequence MKKKAVPSMVKDQQLVKKRREQMVKGAVRLFIEKGFHRTTTREIAKESGFSIGTLYEYIGSKEDVLYLVCDAIYEEVRGQLDQQIDTKAVGINRLKSAIATYFRVIDHLQDEVLVMYQEAKSLPEEALMYVLEKEVEMTEMFETIIREYVEEYEIDVSDDKIKLMSHNILVQGHMWTFRRWAIRKLYTLEEYTKLQSEHLLAPILSVSKK; translated from the coding sequence TTGAAGAAAAAAGCAGTGCCGTCGATGGTCAAAGATCAACAATTAGTTAAAAAACGTCGGGAGCAAATGGTCAAAGGCGCCGTTCGATTATTCATCGAGAAAGGCTTTCACCGCACAACAACGAGAGAAATCGCCAAAGAGTCGGGGTTTAGTATCGGCACACTCTATGAATACATTGGATCAAAAGAAGATGTGCTCTACCTTGTCTGTGATGCTATCTATGAAGAAGTGCGAGGCCAACTAGATCAACAAATCGATACGAAAGCAGTCGGCATCAATCGTTTAAAAAGTGCTATCGCTACCTATTTTAGAGTAATCGACCACTTACAAGATGAGGTTCTTGTCATGTATCAGGAAGCGAAGTCGCTACCAGAGGAAGCATTAATGTACGTTCTGGAAAAAGAAGTAGAGATGACTGAGATGTTTGAGACGATTATTCGTGAATATGTTGAAGAATATGAGATCGATGTAAGTGATGACAAGATCAAACTCATGAGCCATAACATTTTAGTGCAAGGACATATGTGGACATTCCGCCGCTGGGCGATCCGCAAATTGTATACATTAGAGGAGTACACAAAGCTTCAAAGTGAGCACTTGCTCGCACCGATTTTATCTGTTTCTAAAAAATGA
- a CDS encoding acyl-CoA dehydrogenase, whose protein sequence is MNFLLTDEQDMIRKMVRDFAKNEVEPTAAERDEEERFDLEIFNKMAELGLTGIPWPEEYGGIGGDYVSYCIAVEELSRVCASTGVTLSAHTSLAGWPVYKFGTEEQKQTFLRPMAEGKKIGAYGLTEPSSGSDAAGMKTTAILDGDDYIINGSKIFITNGGIADIYIVFAVTDPEARHKGTTAFIVEADTPGFSVGKKEKKLGIRSSPTTEIIFEDCRVPKANMLGKEGEGFKVAMMTLDGGRNGIAAQAVGIAQGALDAAVGYAKERKQFGKAIGVQQGIGFKLADMATKIEASRLLTYQAAWRESEGISYGKESAMSKLFAGDTAMDVTVEAVQVFGGYGYTKDYPVERYMRDAKITQIYEGTNEIQRLVISKMLLAD, encoded by the coding sequence ATGAACTTTTTATTAACAGATGAGCAAGATATGATTCGTAAAATGGTCCGTGATTTCGCGAAAAATGAAGTAGAACCAACAGCAGCGGAACGTGATGAAGAAGAACGCTTTGACCTTGAGATTTTCAACAAGATGGCAGAGCTTGGATTAACAGGGATTCCTTGGCCTGAAGAGTATGGTGGAATTGGTGGGGACTATGTCAGCTACTGTATCGCGGTTGAAGAACTTTCACGCGTTTGTGCCTCAACTGGGGTCACTTTATCCGCGCACACATCACTTGCTGGCTGGCCTGTGTACAAATTCGGTACAGAGGAACAAAAGCAGACTTTCTTGCGACCAATGGCAGAGGGCAAGAAAATTGGTGCGTACGGCTTAACTGAGCCAAGTTCAGGATCAGATGCAGCAGGAATGAAGACGACAGCTATTCTTGACGGTGATGATTATATTATCAACGGCTCGAAGATCTTTATTACCAATGGTGGGATTGCTGACATTTATATCGTCTTTGCGGTGACGGACCCAGAAGCACGCCATAAAGGAACAACAGCCTTTATCGTCGAAGCAGATACACCAGGATTCTCTGTCGGCAAGAAAGAGAAGAAGCTAGGGATTCGTTCTTCCCCTACAACTGAGATTATTTTTGAAGATTGCCGTGTACCGAAAGCAAATATGCTCGGAAAAGAAGGAGAAGGCTTTAAAGTAGCGATGATGACACTTGATGGCGGACGTAACGGGATTGCCGCTCAAGCTGTCGGGATTGCTCAAGGAGCCCTTGATGCTGCTGTTGGCTATGCCAAAGAACGCAAGCAGTTTGGAAAAGCAATTGGTGTTCAGCAAGGGATCGGCTTTAAGCTTGCGGATATGGCAACGAAGATCGAAGCAAGCCGTCTGTTAACATATCAAGCTGCATGGAGAGAAAGCGAAGGCATCTCATATGGAAAAGAATCGGCGATGTCGAAGTTATTTGCCGGGGATACGGCGATGGATGTCACGGTCGAAGCGGTGCAAGTCTTTGGTGGATATGGCTATACAAAAGACTATCCAGTGGAGCGCTATATGCGTGATGCGAAAATCACTCAAATCTATGAAGGAACAAATGAAATTCAACGCCTCGTCATTTCAAAGATGTTATTAGCTGACTAA
- a CDS encoding acyl-CoA dehydrogenase — protein MNLRFTEEQEMMRKMVRDFAQEQITPFIEEMEENETFPREIVKKMGELGLMGIPIPEEYGGAGMDFTSYIIAIHELSKVSATVGVILSVHTSVGTNPILYFGTEEQKQKYIPKLASGEYLGAFGLTEPSAGSDAGSLKTTAKKIGDEYVLNGSKVFITNGGEANVYIVFASTDATLGTKGISAFIVDADTPGFSVGKKEKKMGLHGSNTTELTFEDARIPASSLLGQEGEGFKIAMSNLDAGRIGIAAQSLGIAEAALEAATGYAKERKQFGKPIGMQQGLGFKLADMATSVEGSKLLVYRAAKLRELGMNSGKEASMAKLFASRTAVNVSIEAVQVFGGYGYTKDYPVERFFRDAKICEIYEGTSEIQRIVISKQLLAD, from the coding sequence ATGAATTTACGTTTTACAGAAGAACAAGAAATGATGCGCAAGATGGTTCGTGACTTCGCCCAAGAACAAATTACACCGTTTATTGAAGAGATGGAAGAGAATGAAACGTTCCCACGTGAGATTGTGAAAAAAATGGGGGAGCTTGGGTTAATGGGAATTCCGATACCAGAAGAGTACGGCGGAGCTGGGATGGATTTTACTTCCTATATTATTGCCATTCATGAGCTTTCTAAGGTGAGTGCGACAGTTGGTGTTATTTTATCTGTACATACATCAGTCGGTACAAACCCAATTCTTTATTTCGGAACTGAAGAGCAAAAACAAAAGTACATTCCGAAGCTTGCAAGTGGTGAATACTTAGGCGCGTTTGGATTAACGGAGCCAAGTGCTGGGTCTGATGCAGGAAGCTTAAAGACGACAGCCAAAAAAATTGGCGATGAATATGTGTTAAACGGTTCAAAAGTATTCATTACAAATGGCGGCGAAGCAAATGTTTACATCGTCTTTGCTTCAACCGATGCCACGCTTGGCACAAAAGGAATCTCAGCCTTTATCGTTGATGCAGACACTCCTGGTTTCTCCGTTGGGAAAAAGGAAAAGAAAATGGGGTTACACGGATCGAATACAACGGAGTTAACGTTTGAAGATGCGCGCATTCCAGCTAGTAGTCTATTAGGTCAAGAAGGAGAAGGCTTTAAGATTGCGATGTCTAATCTAGATGCAGGGCGCATTGGGATTGCCGCTCAATCTCTTGGGATTGCTGAAGCAGCTCTAGAGGCTGCAACGGGCTACGCAAAAGAACGTAAGCAATTTGGAAAACCGATTGGCATGCAGCAAGGACTTGGTTTCAAATTAGCCGATATGGCAACAAGCGTCGAGGGCTCAAAACTATTAGTCTATCGCGCAGCAAAACTACGTGAGCTTGGAATGAACAGTGGAAAAGAAGCATCCATGGCTAAATTATTTGCTTCACGCACGGCCGTAAATGTATCGATTGAAGCCGTGCAAGTCTTTGGTGGATACGGATATACGAAAGATTATCCGGTCGAACGATTTTTCCGTGATGCAAAAATTTGTGAGATTTACGAAGGAACAAGTGAAATACAACGCATTGTTATCAGTAAACAACTACTAGCCGATTAA